A segment of the Caldalkalibacillus thermarum genome:
CATGCTTAAAAAAATATCATTGTTCAAGGATCACTTGGGCTAAAGCATAGTGGCGGGTATGGGAAATGGAGAGATGGACACGATAAGGGCAGGCCTTCCCATCATCCCACGGAGAGTGCCAGCTAACCACCGGCGCCCCGTCAGACTGACTGAGAATGGAAACATGATGCCAGGAAAAACGCTGGCCCACCCCACAGCCCAAAGCCTTGGCCAGCGCCTCTTTGGCCGCAAAACGGCCCGCCAGATACTCCACTTGCCTCCATTCAGAAAGCGGGGCATATTGGGCCTTTTCATCCGGTGTGAGAATGCGGGCCACAAAACGCGGCTGCCTGTCTCTGAGACGCCTGATCCGTCCCAGCTCCACCATATCAATTCCTGTGCCTA
Coding sequences within it:
- the acpS gene encoding holo-ACP synthase, giving the protein MIIGTGIDMVELGRIRRLRDRQPRFVARILTPDEKAQYAPLSEWRQVEYLAGRFAAKEALAKALGCGVGQRFSWHHVSILSQSDGAPVVSWHSPWDDGKACPYRVHLSISHTRHYALAQVILEQ